In Nicotiana tabacum cultivar K326 chromosome 11, ASM71507v2, whole genome shotgun sequence, a single window of DNA contains:
- the LOC107789110 gene encoding phragmoplastin interacting protein 1 has protein sequence MVLSNKKLKQKVRAAKAELLAASESELKRNSTNVEDPNPKSLKSLLDSVTQKPRLSKRDKRREKTLSSQEEEEGGPPEQKKGKNKKRKRHESEKENGDLKTEKKPIKKKKKKKNKGKQRLEDREVKEGETFGDGGNGEAEAVEPSKSVEREESGDISRKVYVGGIPYYSTEGDIRSYFEGCGTIKEVDCMNFPDSGKFRGIAIITFKTEAAAKRAMELDGSDMGGLFLKIQSYKSARANKASNFSPNMVEGYNRVYVGNLSWDVTEDDLKKLFSDCSISSIRFGEDKETGEFRGYAHVDFADSVSVNMALKLDQKNVCGRPVRISCAVAKTGAVKKGGATNSIHMPKNENVDSATTSTVSAKIRRRTCYECGERGHLSSSCPKKQEIEQVAN, from the exons ATGGTTCTATCAAACAAGAAGTTGAAACAAAAAGTAAGAGCAGCTAAAGCTGAACTGCTAGCTGCATCGGAGTCGGAGCTTAAAAGAAATTCCACCAACGTGGAagacccaaatccaaaatcccTCAAATCTCTTCTAGATTCAGTGACTCAGAAGCCCAGATTATCCAAGAGGGATAAACGTAGAGAAAAGACACTTTCttctcaagaagaagaagaaggtgggCCACCGGAgcagaagaaaggaaaaaataagaagaggaagagacaTGAAAGCGAGAAGGAGAATGGGGATCTGAAGACAGAGAAAAAGCCtatcaagaaaaagaagaagaagaagaataaagggAAGCAGAGGTTAGAAGATAGGGAAGTGAAGGAGGGTGAGACTTTTGGGGATGGAGGAAatggagaagcagaagcagtggAGCCTAGTAAAAGCGTTGAAAG GGAAGAAAGCGGCGATATTTCTAGAAAAGTTTATGTTGGAGGAATTCCTTATTATTCCACTGAGGGCGATATTAGGAGTTACTTTGAAGGTTGTGGCACCATTAAAGAAGTTGATTGTATGAATTTCCCTGACAGCGGAAAGTTCAGAGGAATTGCCATTATCACTTTTAAG ACTGAAGCAGCTGCTAAGAGAGCCATGGAACTGGATGGTTCTGATAT GGGTGGACTATTTCTGAAAATCCAGTCATACAAGTCAGCTAGAGCAAACAAAGCATCCAACTTCTCGCCAAACATGGTGGAGGGGTATAATAGGGTATATGTGGGTAACTTATCATGGGATGTAACAGAGGATGACTTGAAGAAACTTTTTTCAGATTGCAGCATAAGTTCTATCCGATTTGGTGAAGATAAAGAAACAGGAGAATTTAGAGGCTACGCACATGTGGATTTTGCTGATAGCGTCTCTGTTAACATGGCATTAAAGTTGGATCAGAAAAATGTCTGTGGTAGACCTGTTAGAATAAGTTGTGCTGTTGCAAAGACAGGAGCTGTAAAGAAAGGCGGAGCGACCAATTCAATACATATGCCCAAAAACGAAAAtgtggatagtgctacaacaagCACTGTCAGCGCAAAGATTAGGAGGCGGACGTGCTACGAATGTGGAGAGCGTGGCCACCTTTCATCTTCTTGTCCAAAGAAACAAGAAATTGAACAAGTTGCTAATTGA